In a genomic window of Mesoplasma tabanidae:
- a CDS encoding IS30 family transposase produces the protein MNNYKQISLKERTLIEYLLNIQNKSVSFIAKELNRNRSTIYREIKRNKAAIIYKTKDSQFTRDINNTLSHQNKISKYNEFLRFLYVNFNPKSFSIDVCVFKAKELGIKTPTTQTVYNWIKNKQIKIKSKDLLRPRFWWKKSSKYKHYLWEISKMNSIPITYRPKNINQRKDIGHFEIDLIVSSGNSSKAIMTLVERVTRKGFAIKLENKTMKHTNEKLKELIGKENLNIKSITKDNGMEFNLLHEVTQELNVPLYTCNTYASCEKGTNENFNGLIRRYLPKKTNFTNLKDDNIIEILNEINKMPRKILNYKSAQEFYETFG, from the coding sequence ATGAATAATTATAAACAAATATCTTTAAAAGAAAGAACATTAATTGAATATCTATTAAATATTCAAAATAAATCTGTTTCTTTTATAGCTAAAGAATTAAATAGAAATAGATCAACTATTTACAGAGAAATTAAAAGAAATAAAGCAGCTATAATTTATAAAACCAAGGATTCACAATTTACTAGAGATATTAATAATACCTTATCTCATCAAAATAAAATAAGTAAATATAATGAATTCTTGAGATTTCTTTATGTTAATTTTAATCCAAAAAGTTTTAGCATTGATGTTTGTGTTTTTAAAGCCAAAGAACTTGGGATTAAAACACCAACAACCCAAACTGTTTACAATTGAATTAAGAATAAGCAAATAAAAATTAAATCAAAAGATTTATTGAGACCTAGGTTTTGATGAAAAAAGTCTAGTAAATATAAGCATTATCTATGAGAAATATCAAAAATGAATTCCATTCCAATTACTTATAGACCTAAAAATATTAATCAAAGAAAAGACATTGGTCATTTTGAAATTGATTTAATTGTTAGTTCTGGCAATAGTTCAAAAGCCATAATGACACTAGTTGAAAGAGTTACCAGAAAAGGTTTTGCAATTAAATTAGAAAATAAAACTATGAAACATACAAATGAAAAATTAAAAGAATTAATTGGAAAAGAAAATTTAAATATTAAATCTATTACTAAAGATAATGGTATGGAATTTAATCTTTTACATGAAGTCACACAAGAATTAAACGTACCACTTTATACATGTAATACCTACGCTTCTTGTGAAAAAGGAACTAATGAAAATTTTAATGGTTTGATTAGAAGATATTTACCTAAGAAAACTAATTTTACAAATTTAAAAGATGATAATATAATAGAAATATTAAATGAAATAAATAAAATGCCTCGTAAAATTCTGAACTATAAATCAGCTCAGGAATTTTATGAGACATTCGGTTAG
- the coaE gene encoding dephospho-CoA kinase (Dephospho-CoA kinase (CoaE) performs the final step in coenzyme A biosynthesis.), whose product MIIGVYGTIGAGKTTISNKIKKLKFKVVNADKIARDILNSRDIQKQIKNLFPNAFVVDELDRSKLRKIISEDEKSLNKLNSIVWPEIKNQISLIIKTNPGNIVIDAALLPELDLEIDKYIRVKSNLITTLLRVKKRDKKSFKETYRIYKQQKQRINKYKINDEVIISNDIWTKNITYKQLHKKIFK is encoded by the coding sequence ATGATAATTGGAGTATATGGTACTATTGGTGCTGGTAAAACAACTATTTCAAACAAAATTAAAAAACTTAAATTTAAGGTTGTTAATGCTGATAAAATTGCAAGAGATATTTTAAATTCTAGGGATATTCAAAAACAAATAAAAAATTTATTCCCTAATGCTTTTGTTGTTGATGAATTAGATAGAAGTAAATTGAGAAAAATTATTTCAGAAGATGAAAAAAGCTTAAATAAATTAAACTCTATAGTTTGACCTGAAATCAAAAATCAAATTTCATTAATCATTAAAACAAATCCTGGAAATATTGTTATAGACGCAGCATTATTGCCAGAATTAGATCTTGAAATTGATAAATATATTAGAGTTAAATCAAATTTAATTACAACACTTTTAAGAGTTAAAAAAAGAGATAAAAAATCTTTTAAAGAAACATATAGAATTTATAAGCAACAAAAACAAAGAATTAATAAATATAAAATAAATGATGAAGTAATAATAAGTAATGATATATGAACAAAAAATATAACATATAAGCAACTGCATAAGAAAATTTTTAAATAA
- the truB gene encoding tRNA pseudouridine(55) synthase TruB — translation MNKSGIIILNKPQGLTTNHLIQRLKRKLNVKKIGHAGTLDPLATGLVICLINSGTKLSDYFLNENKAYEVTMKLFKATDTYDSDGATVEEQERFEIGKQEIEKVISRFNGLTYEQEPPMYSAIKIEGKKLYEYARENQVVKVNKRTVKINSLIFDNFENDEISLTVYCSKGTYIRSLIVDIAKELKTIAHVTRLNRIESGNFKIGDSVSLDECQESNLIEMADAVKMADYEIIKLEDTLNIEHGKKIELQIEKDIVFISNNLNQLIACYEREKDNLFKCKRGGLNI, via the coding sequence ATGAATAAATCAGGAATAATAATTTTAAATAAACCTCAAGGTTTAACAACAAATCATTTAATTCAAAGACTTAAAAGAAAATTAAATGTTAAGAAAATAGGACATGCCGGAACATTAGATCCTTTAGCTACGGGTTTAGTCATTTGTTTAATTAACAGTGGTACAAAATTGAGTGATTATTTTTTAAATGAAAATAAGGCCTATGAAGTAACAATGAAATTATTTAAGGCAACAGATACTTATGATAGTGATGGAGCAACAGTTGAAGAACAAGAACGCTTTGAAATTGGAAAGCAGGAAATAGAAAAGGTTATCTCAAGGTTTAATGGACTTACTTACGAACAAGAACCACCAATGTATTCAGCAATAAAGATAGAAGGTAAAAAACTTTATGAGTATGCTCGTGAAAATCAAGTTGTAAAAGTTAATAAAAGAACTGTAAAAATTAATTCTTTAATTTTTGATAATTTTGAAAATGATGAAATATCATTAACTGTTTATTGTTCAAAGGGAACATATATAAGAAGTCTTATTGTTGATATAGCAAAAGAACTTAAAACAATAGCACATGTTACACGCTTAAATAGAATTGAGTCTGGAAACTTTAAAATTGGTGATTCAGTTTCTTTAGACGAATGCCAAGAATCAAACTTAATTGAAATGGCTGATGCAGTTAAAATGGCAGATTATGAAATTATTAAATTAGAAGATACATTGAATATTGAACATGGCAAAAAAATTGAGTTACAAATTGAAAAAGATATTGTTTTTATTTCTAATAATTTAAATCAATTAATTGCTTGCTATGAAAGAGAAAAAGATAATTTATTTAAATGTAAACGTGGAGGTTTGAATATTTAA
- a CDS encoding FAD synthetase, whose product MKVFRTDINNIIQSQKKSCVTIGMFDAMHKYHKIIINKAQVIAKENNLESIIITFSHKPNKEKYTLLNEEKKINFIEENFKIDKLIILNVDDNLIKTSKEKFVEILKTKLNVIKLVEGSDFRFGFEKAGDVQFLKENFGTENVFIFERDENISTSKIKELVRENKIDQIEDQLEVDTNLLK is encoded by the coding sequence ATGAAGGTTTTCAGAACTGATATAAATAACATAATTCAAAGTCAAAAAAAATCCTGTGTTACTATAGGAATGTTTGATGCTATGCATAAATATCACAAAATCATTATAAATAAAGCTCAAGTAATAGCTAAAGAAAATAATTTAGAATCTATTATCATAACTTTTAGTCATAAACCAAATAAAGAAAAATATACTTTGCTAAATGAAGAAAAAAAAATTAATTTTATAGAAGAGAATTTTAAAATAGACAAGTTAATTATTTTGAACGTTGATGATAATTTAATCAAAACATCAAAGGAAAAATTTGTTGAAATTTTAAAAACTAAGCTTAATGTAATTAAATTAGTTGAAGGCAGTGATTTTAGATTTGGTTTTGAAAAAGCTGGAGATGTGCAATTCTTAAAAGAAAACTTTGGTACTGAAAATGTTTTCATTTTTGAAAGAGATGAAAACATATCAACTTCAAAAATTAAAGAACTGGTAAGAGAGAATAAAATTGATCAAATAGAAGATCAACTAGAAGTTGATACTAATTTATTGAAATAA
- the rpsO gene encoding 30S ribosomal protein S15 has protein sequence MISKTRKAEIIKEFGGSDANTGLAEVQIALLTEDIANMTEHLKEHKKDVPTRRTLLKKVAQRRHLLDFLIKKDVNRYKEIIAKLGLRK, from the coding sequence ATGATTTCAAAAACAAGAAAAGCTGAAATTATTAAAGAATTTGGTGGAAGTGATGCTAATACTGGATTAGCTGAAGTTCAAATTGCTTTATTAACAGAAGATATCGCTAACATGACTGAACATTTAAAAGAACATAAAAAAGATGTTCCTACAAGAAGAACTTTATTAAAAAAAGTTGCTCAAAGAAGACACTTATTAGACTTCTTAATTAAAAAAGATGTTAACAGATATAAAGAAATTATTGCTAAATTAGGTTTAAGAAAATAA
- a CDS encoding DxFTY motif-containing membrane protein has product MSDIKGLDWNKTREFNLERTNIWISFAFEILVVVLPYVVIWILIGSSWNTTKYHNYYNFLPLKEFLLSLICIGYVLIALTFNLITYFLKWQREDSFTFTISIALCLAGLIINSIWIDNLSIGGFAIFLKLIFLVVFALIGIFIGTLITMLIRNFRFKIEEEDQILLEAHKNGEEIPSIKKIRLQRAEKYRIRKEQDLQELNRFKKELDEKIAIELKNKKIEKLDQRENKKRNKKSNKK; this is encoded by the coding sequence ATGAGTGATATTAAAGGCTTAGACTGAAATAAGACAAGAGAATTTAATCTTGAAAGAACAAATATTTGAATAAGTTTTGCTTTTGAAATTTTGGTTGTTGTTTTACCATACGTTGTAATTTGAATATTAATAGGTAGTTCATGAAACACAACGAAATATCATAATTATTACAATTTTTTACCATTAAAAGAATTTTTACTTTCTTTAATATGTATTGGATATGTATTAATAGCCTTAACATTTAACTTAATAACCTATTTTTTAAAGTGACAAAGAGAGGATAGTTTTACTTTTACAATATCTATTGCATTATGCTTAGCGGGTTTAATAATTAATAGCATTTGAATTGATAATTTATCAATTGGTGGATTTGCAATATTTTTGAAATTAATATTCTTAGTTGTATTCGCTTTAATTGGTATTTTTATAGGAACCCTTATAACAATGCTAATAAGAAATTTTAGATTTAAAATTGAAGAAGAAGATCAAATATTGTTGGAAGCACATAAAAATGGTGAAGAAATCCCAAGTATTAAAAAAATAAGATTACAAAGAGCTGAAAAATACAGAATTAGAAAAGAACAAGATTTACAAGAACTTAATAGATTTAAAAAGGAACTTGATGAAAAAATTGCAATTGAATTAAAAAATAAAAAGATTGAAAAATTGGATCAAAGAGAAAATAAAAAACGTAATAAAAAATCTAATAAAAAATAA
- a CDS encoding phosphatidate cytidylyltransferase yields MSSKIETNQSRFLNLKNNSFFIRFASSIIIVALIILFISTAILSEELWVNLKNVHTAKIVSQSLGVVMLCISISILIFCIYELATSLKIKNKWFITIMEILALAIFLAPITSKMNLEQLFIYQGWALKSIFSAWYMQIIYLILFLVISFTSGYLSGIEMRKLMMIVGTSLIIIFGLKGFTYISLSNDYISQEYSSIKFGYITAIWIWLIVILTDTFAYIFGVAFGKHKMAPVISPKKSWEGAIGGFVTAFVVAVIMAILFFFFMNSHAVFKDYMSNIEENLGKGIVIFLYILLAALISFIGQLGDLFFSLIKRKNNIKDFSNLIPGHGGVLDRLDSFMLVFLFMYLFTLIN; encoded by the coding sequence ATGAGTAGTAAAATTGAAACAAATCAAAGTAGATTTCTAAATTTAAAAAACAATAGTTTTTTTATAAGGTTTGCATCAAGTATTATTATTGTAGCATTGATAATTTTGTTTATTTCAACAGCAATATTAAGTGAAGAATTATGAGTTAATTTGAAAAATGTTCATACAGCAAAAATTGTAAGTCAGTCCCTTGGAGTTGTAATGCTATGTATTTCAATATCAATATTAATTTTTTGTATTTACGAATTAGCAACATCTTTAAAAATAAAAAATAAGTGATTTATAACAATAATGGAAATATTAGCTTTAGCAATATTTTTAGCTCCGATAACTTCTAAAATGAATTTAGAACAGCTGTTTATATATCAAGGATGAGCTTTAAAATCAATTTTTTCAGCATGATATATGCAGATTATATATTTAATATTATTTTTAGTTATTTCATTTACATCTGGTTATTTATCAGGCATTGAAATGAGAAAACTTATGATGATAGTTGGAACTTCATTAATAATAATTTTTGGTTTAAAAGGTTTTACATATATTTCATTATCTAATGATTATATTTCTCAAGAATATTCAAGTATAAAGTTTGGATATATTACTGCGATCTGAATTTGATTAATTGTTATTTTAACAGATACGTTTGCTTATATATTTGGAGTAGCATTTGGTAAGCACAAAATGGCTCCAGTAATAAGTCCTAAAAAAAGTTGAGAAGGAGCAATAGGTGGTTTTGTGACTGCATTTGTTGTTGCAGTTATAATGGCAATATTATTTTTCTTCTTTATGAATTCTCATGCAGTTTTTAAAGACTATATGAGTAACATAGAAGAAAACTTAGGGAAAGGAATAGTTATATTCTTATACATATTACTTGCAGCTTTAATATCATTTATAGGACAATTAGGGGACTTATTCTTTTCACTGATTAAGCGAAAAAATAATATAAAAGATTTTTCAAATTTAATACCAGGACATGGTGGAGTTTTAGACAGACTTGATTCATTCATGCTTGTATTCTTATTTATGTATTTATTTACATTAATTAACTAA
- the rseP gene encoding RIP metalloprotease RseP, protein MGSVLIVILSILISIIVVLVLITLHELGHFIVAKLSKAYVFEFAIGFGPKLFVIKRKETWYSVRLIPLGGYVSIASDFAEPPKGREEEFEKIPDARKIDYAIKWKKTLFILFGPLVNLFIAYILIFSVMFGVGYKPSDPNFYGQNFATSSIAYKIIYANENKGTLPPETENKYIYNDLQIAITEWNVKIESVPEIFSFKTQNKSNLAPTYLQISKMFNDGKNNILNELHKSEINSGSVEYQFKYVKLANDYSGDIQETKETKFITISNDKTISEWKRTGQITGIAIAPPDRHFKNGGQKFGYTFVETWNQAFSLVIGIGKFFTGDFSAISGPVGIAKSSIGTTSAVTTSITASRIFYVSSISANLFMLNMLPFPPLDGYKFWETLVEWVTKKEVSQKTKTIIYAAGAILLLSFIVVITIKDFIF, encoded by the coding sequence ATGGGAAGTGTACTTATAGTAATTTTATCTATATTAATTTCAATTATTGTTGTATTAGTGTTGATTACACTTCATGAACTTGGACATTTTATTGTTGCAAAATTATCAAAGGCATATGTCTTTGAATTTGCTATTGGGTTTGGTCCTAAATTATTTGTAATAAAAAGAAAAGAAACTTGATATTCTGTTAGATTGATACCCTTAGGAGGATATGTATCTATTGCAAGTGATTTTGCAGAACCACCAAAAGGTCGAGAAGAAGAGTTTGAAAAAATTCCTGATGCTCGCAAAATTGATTATGCTATTAAATGAAAAAAAACACTGTTTATTTTATTTGGACCGTTAGTTAACTTGTTTATAGCTTATATCCTAATATTCTCAGTGATGTTTGGTGTTGGTTATAAACCAAGTGATCCAAATTTTTATGGTCAAAACTTTGCAACAAGTTCTATAGCTTATAAAATTATATATGCAAATGAAAATAAAGGCACATTACCACCTGAAACAGAAAACAAATATATTTACAATGATTTACAAATTGCTATAACTGAATGAAATGTAAAAATTGAATCTGTTCCAGAGATATTTAGTTTTAAAACACAAAATAAATCAAATTTAGCACCTACATATTTACAAATTTCAAAAATGTTTAATGACGGAAAAAATAATATTTTAAATGAATTACATAAAAGTGAAATTAATTCTGGTTCTGTTGAATATCAATTTAAGTATGTAAAATTAGCTAATGATTACTCTGGTGATATACAAGAAACAAAAGAAACAAAATTTATAACTATAAGTAATGATAAAACAATTTCTGAATGAAAGAGAACAGGTCAAATTACAGGTATTGCAATTGCTCCACCAGATAGACATTTTAAAAATGGCGGACAAAAATTTGGTTATACATTTGTTGAAACTTGAAATCAAGCATTTTCCCTTGTAATAGGAATTGGTAAATTCTTTACTGGTGACTTTAGTGCAATTTCAGGTCCTGTAGGTATTGCAAAATCATCAATAGGAACAACTAGTGCAGTAACAACATCAATAACAGCTAGTCGAATTTTTTATGTTTCATCAATATCTGCTAACTTATTTATGTTAAACATGCTTCCTTTTCCACCATTAGATGGATATAAATTTTGAGAAACACTTGTTGAATGAGTTACTAAAAAAGAGGTTAGTCAAAAAACAAAAACAATAATTTATGCAGCTGGAGCTATTTTATTATTAAGTTTTATTGTTGTAATAACAATTAAAGATTTTATTTTTTAA